In a genomic window of Ardenticatenales bacterium:
- a CDS encoding AzlD domain-containing protein, with protein sequence MSPTLLWLIVIGMGLITFSIRLSFIQLLHRVTILPLLRRGLKYVPPAVLSAIIFPEVLRPGGTLGVSWGNPRLLAALVAVLVAWRTRNVLWTIAAGMVVLWLLL encoded by the coding sequence ATGTCTCCCACCCTCCTCTGGCTCATCGTCATCGGCATGGGGCTGATCACTTTCAGTATCCGCCTCTCCTTCATCCAACTCCTCCACCGCGTCACCATCCTGCCGCTGCTGCGCCGGGGGCTGAAGTATGTGCCGCCGGCGGTGCTGTCGGCCATCATTTTCCCTGAGGTGTTGCGTCCGGGGGGGACGCTGGGCGTGTCGTGGGGGAACCCGCGCCTGCTGGCGGCGCTGGTGGCCGTCCTGGTGGCCTGGCGCACGCGCAACGTTCTGTGGACGATTGCTGCCGGCATGGTCGTCCTCTGGCTTCTTCTGTGA
- a CDS encoding acetate--CoA ligase family protein: MLNTLLNPQSIAIVGASDDTTKPGGKILYNILRKGYEGHLMLVNPARASVQGVLAYPSIMALPRIPDVAFLAIPAKFVRQALTELARKGTKVVVVISAGFGEMSAAGKREEAELARIADEYGILLLGPNCLGVMSYAYAGKFTRFLPDMIQGGVDFISGSGASIDFLAEQAVRRGVPFNSFVTVGNSAQSDVTDILGLFDEAYAGKTSAIIILYMEVLNEPRAFLQHARRLSRQGCLLAGIKSGTTEAGSRAAASHTGAMVSNDTVIQALFDKAGVIRLHSRLELIDVASALVCVRGQLDGNRVCVFSDAGGPGVMLADELNRHGFVVPILRESTQARIAGVLPMGAGVSNPIDCLPTRTGEMIAQVFNIIQEEEADNIDYILFIMGDSGLSDIWEIYKVVGEAMNTLSIPILPAFCSVISSSPALQKFREMGKCYFEDEVSMGRALARIVNRPRVTDPETELANYDDARIRSALAGQNGPLSPRLTREVLAAAGFPFPDQQELTEKAALAHIAFPFPWVMKVMGPLHKSDVGGVRLGIHSRAEAEWVWDELLAIDGAYGCVVQRMISGIEVIMGAKREAGYGHLVAFGLGGIYTEILQDVSFHLAPLSLAEARNMIRAIKAFPLLNGVRGEPGMDVEMLTTWLLRIGRFVTDFPQVQEMDLNPVKGYGGDLYVVDARIIVS; encoded by the coding sequence ATGTTAAACACGTTGCTCAATCCACAAAGCATTGCGATTGTTGGGGCCAGCGATGACACAACCAAACCTGGTGGGAAAATACTGTACAACATCTTGCGGAAAGGGTATGAAGGGCATCTGATGCTCGTCAACCCGGCGCGCGCGTCCGTCCAGGGTGTTCTGGCTTATCCATCAATCATGGCCTTGCCGCGCATCCCGGATGTGGCGTTTTTGGCGATTCCGGCGAAGTTTGTGCGGCAGGCGCTGACGGAATTGGCGCGGAAAGGGACGAAGGTTGTGGTGGTCATCAGCGCCGGTTTTGGGGAAATGAGCGCCGCGGGCAAACGAGAGGAAGCGGAATTGGCCCGCATTGCTGATGAATATGGCATCCTTTTGCTCGGGCCTAATTGTCTGGGCGTGATGTCGTATGCTTATGCCGGCAAATTCACTCGTTTCTTGCCGGATATGATACAAGGGGGCGTGGACTTCATCAGCGGTTCCGGCGCATCCATTGACTTTCTGGCGGAGCAGGCGGTGCGGCGGGGCGTGCCGTTTAACTCCTTTGTGACGGTTGGCAATTCGGCGCAAAGCGACGTGACGGACATTTTGGGGTTGTTTGATGAAGCGTATGCCGGCAAAACCTCCGCCATCATCATCCTCTACATGGAAGTCCTCAACGAGCCGCGCGCATTCCTGCAACATGCCCGCCGCCTGAGTCGGCAGGGATGTTTGTTGGCCGGGATAAAATCAGGAACAACGGAAGCCGGCAGCCGCGCCGCCGCCAGCCATACCGGAGCCATGGTGAGCAATGACACCGTCATTCAAGCCCTCTTTGACAAAGCCGGCGTTATTCGCCTCCACTCCCGGCTGGAATTGATCGACGTAGCCAGCGCGTTGGTGTGCGTCAGGGGCCAACTGGACGGGAACAGAGTTTGCGTCTTCAGTGACGCGGGCGGCCCCGGCGTCATGCTCGCGGATGAATTGAACCGGCACGGCTTCGTCGTGCCCATCCTGCGTGAATCGACCCAGGCGCGCATTGCCGGGGTGCTGCCGATGGGCGCGGGCGTCAGCAACCCCATTGATTGCCTGCCCACGAGAACGGGAGAGATGATAGCCCAGGTATTTAACATCATTCAGGAAGAAGAAGCAGACAACATTGATTACATTTTGTTCATCATGGGAGATTCCGGACTGTCCGACATCTGGGAAATCTACAAGGTTGTGGGCGAGGCGATGAACACCCTTTCCATCCCCATCCTCCCCGCCTTTTGCTCGGTCATTTCCTCCTCTCCCGCGCTGCAAAAGTTCCGCGAGATGGGCAAATGCTATTTTGAGGACGAAGTCTCCATGGGGCGCGCCCTGGCCCGTATCGTCAACCGCCCCCGCGTGACGGATCCCGAGACGGAGCTGGCGAATTACGATGATGCGCGCATCCGGTCCGCTTTAGCGGGTCAGAACGGTCCCCTGTCGCCCCGGCTGACGCGCGAAGTGTTGGCCGCGGCGGGCTTCCCGTTTCCCGACCAGCAGGAGCTAACGGAGAAGGCGGCATTGGCACATATCGCTTTTCCGTTCCCCTGGGTGATGAAGGTGATGGGACCGCTGCACAAAAGTGACGTGGGCGGCGTGCGGTTGGGCATTCATTCACGGGCCGAAGCGGAGTGGGTCTGGGATGAACTGCTGGCGATTGACGGTGCATATGGCTGCGTGGTGCAGCGGATGATCTCCGGCATCGAGGTCATTATGGGCGCGAAGCGGGAGGCGGGGTATGGTCATCTGGTGGCGTTTGGCCTCGGAGGAATCTACACGGAAATACTCCAAGACGTGAGCTTTCATCTGGCCCCGCTCTCCCTGGCCGAAGCCAGGAACATGATTCGCGCCATCAAGGCTTTTCCCCTGCTAAACGGCGTGCGCGGTGAACCGGGCATGGATGTGGAGATGCTGACGACGTGGCTGCTCAGAATCGGCCGTTTCGTGACGGATTTTCCCCAGGTTCAGGAGATGGACTTAAACCCGGTGAAAGGGTACGGCGGGGATCTTTACGTGGTTGATGCGCGCATTATTGTGTCGTAG